ACACTGAACATTAGTTACCTTGAGACTCTTGTTGACTCTTTTGGGATCCCTGTCGTGAAGCAGAGGCCTCGTGTTGCTGTGGGTGGAATTTGGATCCCCAGATGGCACATCGACTTTGACCTCCATCAGTTCCCCTGCTGGTCTCTTGTCTTTTAATCTCCGTTCCTCCATTTCCACTGAGTTGAACCGCGTCTCGGCTTAGTCGACTGCTGCGGTCATTTCACTGGAAACATGGAGGATGAGCAGGGTGTAGCAGGAGGATGGCTTGTCACTGACACCCAGGTGGAAAATAGTGGAGTGCTGACTGCTTTGCTCCTTGTTGTGGAATGCCTTTATTGACTTTTAAGGGCCTGTCTTCAGTGACATTTTCCATGTGACACACTACAAATCTCATTTAGACCTGCATGACAAATGTCTAACAGCTAACCCTTAATCGCACAAAATCTGCCTGCACTTCCTCCTTAAATGTTGATGGAGCCATGATGATAAGCAGTCAGTATTTTGGCACTTTCATGGTTATACAGTCTTCTCATCATCAAAGCGGAGTTGGCAGTGCTGGTCCATTAAGAACAGACTTCTCTCGACTGCTTCTTGCCAGCTGTCCTGCTAATCGTCCATCAGAGCTGGGACTTTGCTTCTCTGCTGACCTTGTCTCTAGAAACAGACTGTAGTCTCAGCAGCTGGGTTGCCAGAAAAATGTTGccgttttatttttctgcaaaccacagaaagGTTTCAATTTTTATGTGCCATATGTTCAATATGTGTCCTGTCAAGTGCACATGACTTTCATATCAGAAGATGGAGAGGATGTTGCTGGTGTTAGAGTTAGACCCCTTTGTAaacgtgaaaccactggataattTTAAATGAGGGACCATGGCATTTCAGCTtttgacatcaggacatttccagctgtgtttgtggcaacagaacagGGTATTTTAGACCAAAATGTGATCTCTtacaaaccctaaccaagtttttttggtgcctaaacctatcTAGACCGTAAGCACAGCGTTGCCACAGTTGGTAGTATAACAAACCACCAGCTTCAATGAGCTGAAAATCCAAAAAATCCAaaagtgcaaacaataaaaaggcAGGCGACAAAAACTGGTAACAAAAAGGTATGCAAAGGAGAAtaccaaaataataaataaaaaaactgaggacaaaccagaaacCCAAagggaacaaatcaggaacacagagaacacacatGAACTGGGGAAACGGAGCAGACACAGGACTAACATGAGGACAACAACAGACGGACTGACAAAGAGAGGGATGCACAGACTGAATTCACAGGAGGCTAAtcaggtgaaactaatcaggacaatcacaagggagggaaaacaagaggaagacaggacataaaacatgacacatgaggatgaaacttacaaaataaaatgggaagCAATACCTAAACCAAAAACCCTAACCATAACAATCATTTCAAcctatctgtggtttgcagaaacacatcTTACCTGGCAATTTACCAAGTTACTCTCAAGTGTGGCACCACACATAATGCCTGCATGTGGACTGTGCACACTTACACCTCATCACTATCTAGTGCAGTTGGTGTGGCTCGCAGTTTGTTGAAAAACTTCAAACCTATCTAAACTCCTCACAGTACCCTCAGGAACTAATGCTCCACGTGGTATGATACTACAGGCTTTCATTTCACGCACACAACTTCATGCAGTGTAAGTACATCTCAGTATATTGGTGTGGTGGTTGCAGCTTAAATACATCTCAGTATATTGGTGTGGTGGTTGCTTATGATACACGCCAAACTCTCCACATGCCCCCGTGTAAGTTGTTATAAATGTAATGATGTTTCTACTTCATACAGCCATGTAATCATGTACTTACCCTGGGGCAAAAATGAGCTGTGGCCCACCGTTGACCCACTGCCTCCCACTCTGTGGGCATTGTGTATAAATCCTGTGGCCTTCAAATGCCCCTTAGATACAGAGCACCCAGCAAAGAAAATGCTGAGGTAGTACTTTGACCCAGGTCATTAAAGTGAGATTAGGCAGGAATATGAACACAACATTCCCAAATAAAGACGATATCTACCTAATCTGATAAAGATCTTAAACTGCACTTACTAATGTTTGGTCATACGGGTGCACAGCACTCACATACATTGTTATCACCTTGTAAAGTTGATATGAACTTGtaagcaaacagttgcttatttacacatccgGTAGATGCAAAGCAGCATAAGCCTTTGTTTGGAGTTCTGTTTTTGGCCGCCTGATGAATGTAAATCTATTGTACTTGAACGCATATCcggaaatatctggctctttagctgctcaaTGCTCTGTATTCACTTGCTAGTAGCTGACTTTGCCTGTGTGCTGTTTGGTGCCGAGCAGGTACAATGGGTAAAAGAGGTTTTTacctgaaaacagctgcccGCTGCAGCCAAAAACAACTGTATGGGAGAGGTGAGtgtgaaccaaaacagtttgCTGCTGAAGGATCAAAACAATAAGataaaaaatgcaaagaaaactGCAGGTGTCAGATAGTAATTCTCTTATTTTGTCACTGCAAGCTACTCCTTTGACATGCAAGTAATCATGTGAtcttcagtttgtttatattgAATTTTAAGGTGTGCTTATTATATAATTTAGGCCTAATGGCAGTTACTGTGCTTTACCTTGTACTTCTTCTTTATTTGGTACATATAGTCAACTCTGTGTATATATCACTAGCACTGTCTTTATTGAACACTGACTGTGAGGGCCTGTTTTCTGTGAGGAAGACCCAGTCAGTCTTGGCTGATCCCAGCCACTCTCTGCCCAAAGAGCTCGTGTTGCCTCCATCTGGCTGCAGAAACATTTTACCATGATGAGGACTGATAGACTTCCAAACTAATTTGTCCCCACTGCCATTAGTCTTTTAATTGACTTAATATGACAtgaccatttttattttttgttgcattttcatttttgtgtttttttgttattgttgcatGGCTGGCTGTATAACAAATTGCCCCTTGGGATGATAAAGAAGCCTTTAACCTtgaatttgtgtatttgttacaCTGCATTACTTCATTTCTTCCAGGTTTTATAAAATGTGCTGCCTAGTGCTGTCATCGTTTATGTGAACAGTGTCTGTTTGCTTCGCTTTAACATGTCTTATCAAATTGCCTCACAGGTTCTATGACAACAGGAGCGGGGTTTTTTCTGTCCCTCAATAAGCAGCAAGCTGCCTCTCCTAACCTCTGGATTAAATCAACTCTACCTTCTTTCCAAGTGGACTACTGAACCTCCGCACTTACCTGCATAATTGTGCATGTTAACGCACTGTTTATTTACACTGATCACAGACATTCCACAGATAGACAACAATCTGACTCCAGCATCTTGAGTGAATTAGGACGTCATTCACAATTTGAGTAAAATATGACCAGACATTTGGCAGACAACACGTATCTCACTGCTTGTTGAAAATTCCTAGAAGCCTTCTCAGTCAGAGATGTCcaaacagaggagggaggggaattGACTGGTAGACAGCGCACTCTGTTGGTCATGGTTTGTCTTTGTAGTGCTATAAATACAAATCCTCATTATGTGCCATTATTGGCTAAATCAGCAGCGTTTCCACTCACACATGTCCAATTGGCTCAttttctttcagtgtttccaaaacCAACAAAGTAGTTGTTTTCCTAATCGCACAGCAGCACTACAGTGGTCGTGATGTGGACGCAGGGTCTGATTAGCAGATGattaatggtgtgtgtgtgtgtgtgtgtgtgtgtgtgtgtgtgtgtgtgtgtgtgtgtgtgtgtgtgtgtgtggaaaccATGGTGATGAAGAGCCTCCTATATTGTGTCATGATTGTGTCTGTGATTGAGGTCTGTAGATCCTCGCCTTGACAGATGCTAGTCACATCTGGCTCATTTCCTGGTTGTACAATAATCATCTGAATTAAAACTAGTATAATGCATTAAATTGAAAGACAAATATCACAGTTAAACCAATTATTCTGCCAATTTCAGATGCAGGCAATAAAGGCGAAACATAAGTGTCCtgctaaaattaaaaacattgagTATGCTTTATCTAGATTAGGTTCTGTCAGTGCATGCTGTCTGGTACGACTTTCTGAACCAGCAGAAGACACATTTAAGCACTGGTTTGTAGCGTTTTACAGGTATTTTGGTGGGGAAAAAATGGTATATCATTTCTACTACTCTGGCACCTAACCCCTAATGCATGAATAATTAATCCCAAAGtcagattttgtttgtttttactcttaCAGTTACAGAAATGTCCACTGCAGTGGACACCATGCATCAACAATGTAAAGTGATTCAGGAATAACTGTTAAACCCTTTTATTCTAAAACATAACTAAACTATGggtaaaaacaatatttttcagcTAAATAAGATGTTAGAAAAACCTTGATCCACATTttagtcatattttttttatattgaaaataCATCTTTTCACTCCAGAAGACATTATGCACCAAAGGGTATATCCCATCTATTGTACTAAGACTATGTAATATTGTTATTTAATAAAACTATTCAAGTCTAAATACATCAGAATTCTTAATAAAACATACGAAATAAGCCATCAAATAATGAGACCAAAAATAGGCAAAACGCCTGCATtggacagatgtattttcagtcacagaaaaaatgtgaaacaaaaatgtaagtaaaatgtttttagtaAAATTTATatctattgtattgtattatgtGTAAAGACTTATTTTCAAATACTGCTACAATATATCAAGTCTATCTAATCTATTGTGAATGTCCTGAGTCTGGAGGTCAAATGGTCTAAATGAAGAGGACAGTGGTTATGTTAATCATCAGTAAGCTTGTCAATAAGATtgtcctctgctgtcacctGATTAACAACAGATGCTCTTTTACATGTAAAGCTCCTTAATCCACTTGTCTCATTACTgattacatttcaaacaagcAGGCATTCACTGCTTCATAAACAATGGTTATTATACAACGTTATCGAGACATTAAAGTATGTATGTTACCTTACGTAAGTcttgtctgtgttgttgtttaatcTGTTTAGCCCATATTAGACCTTTTTCACCATGGCCACCACATTTTGGTGGCCTTGTCTTTCTTTGCATCTATTCAGCCTGATGAGATTACAATACTTGTGTAGCAACACTCTACAGCAATATCAGGCTCAGTAGGTGATCTTTGCTCCTGCTGTCTTCTGTGATTAGTACAGTGTATAGACCACACTCAGATTCTACACATCTGGATTTAAAATTTCCAGACCGAGAGTGTCAAAGACGCACACATTATGAACATCAGCAAAGAAGCAGGGAAATTCTTTCATGAAGCTAACAGATAAAAAATAGAAAGATACAAAAATACAAGGCCGAAAAGATCCAAACTGGCATTTTCCATTTACCCACATGTCATTTGATTAAATCTGAGAGGAGAAATCAAAGTGCTGAGCTCCAGCAGTCACCTGCCCGTCCAGATGCTTCTGGAACAACATGCCTCTGGAACAACATGCTCTTGTCtgggttttatttaaaaatcttGTCTGAAAGCACAGAGCTCTGAATGTAGTGAATAATGATGAGACAGAGAATAACAGAAAAGTTCTTCAGACAGGTAATGAGAGATTTGATGGTCATCCAGACTGTGTCCTGATTTGTATTCATAGCTTATATCTAGGTCCATTTGATGTCTTGTTCCAACTCTATTTTTTATCATCGTCTGTCCACAAGGATTCATGAACTCCAAATCCTAGCATGTACGTtgtaccttttattttttttacctctgtTGTCAGCAGCTGTCATGCCCTGAATTCTGAGTAGTGGATAGATACTATAAAATTTGCTCTGCTGGCCTCATTATTAGACATTTGGGTGGATAAATTTAGCAAGAGAGAAGGAgtataaagaaagaaatgatcAATAATCCACCATGATATTCATTcatgtctctgtgctgtgtgtgttcagcagtGCCCACATCCTCCTGGTAAAAAGGCTAAGGCAGTCCTCACCTCAAAGTATCGTTAAATACACAACCACAGTTATGTAAGAGCAATACAGCAAAATGGTGTTTGCCATTATTTGCTTTAACCTCACTGTTCTTCTTTGTTCACCATTTCTGCTCTTTGTGAAAGACTAATACAAACAGCAGAGGCCATAAAATGGCACTTTGTTACCACTCTCAGAGCATTATCAATGGCCAGTACTGATTTCCATTGCAAATTCGCTATCTCCGCCTCACCGTACCCCTGTCACTACTACAGCAGTCCATACTCGCAGGGACTTGTGGTACCTTACCCTCAGCCTCTATTCACATGTTAATGTGCCTGTAGCTGAACTTAAAGGTTTCGTGTGTGTCAATCTGCATGTGGAAAGCAGGCATGAGACAGAATTAATAGACTCCAATCAGGATTCAAACGTACAGAAAAGCATACATCCAGCCGAAGAAGGGTCCTCGTTGCTATGTGAGTCACAGGCTCACTCAATTTCCATGACAGCATGAGCAGATGATAATCACCTTCTATCGGCATATCTGCTGCTCACAGGAACTCCAATGTATTGTCCCTAAGATTCATAGGACACTGTGTCAGTGGTCTGAAGGGATCATTCAGTGATGTGCGAGGCTGCTGTTTATCAAATTATTCATTAGATTTATGAGACCACTGCTTGGCAACGTTTACATCCaaatgtttacaaaataaaacagagtcAGTCACCAATATACACATTGTTattgacatgaaaaaaatgatacAGTAGAATCAAATCATATTCATATGGAGAACAATATGGTTCCtaattaaatacaataaaacatttaaatattcatcaaaCAACGTCCTTGTTATTGCAGTTACACTCcagattttcacatttataaacatataaaacatttctaCATACATCATTAAAATCAGGTCCATTGTAATATGAATGGAAAATATGCACAGGGGAACATTTACAATATCACTACCTCGATATTTTATGTACAGTACAGCCATAGCACCTTGGCCTGAAATGAGAATGCCTCCTGCAAGAGATAATAAAAGGCACTGAGCATTTAAGATGTATTTAAGGCATATGTTCATATTTCTATCTTAAAGGAATACTCACATGTCCATATTTACATTGGAAGGACTGGATTGGTTGCTGTAATTGTTCCTCTTGTCAACACTGAccccctcaaaaaaaaaaccttaaaaatgaaattcagtcattacctactcactgatggaaagtcgggtgaagtttcgtagtcgacaaaacatttacggagcttcacagcaaaacagcgttacagcattctcctaaacaactgaagtagacggggacttgtcttaaaacataaaaaagttaCGAAAGAAATACAAGATTGCTCTATACAGCTGGTCTGGCGTAATTTCAGTCTCTAGACGTTTTTAACACCCTCGATGCACAGTTGAGCTCCTGCACCCCAGGGGTGCGTGTTGAAGCTTTTAGCTTAACAGCTTCACGAAAGGGTTTAAATGACatcttttgaaatcaatttgggatctcggggcttccggagacttggattacaccggacaagccgtatggagccattttatgtttggtttttttgttttttttggggggggtgtTTATGTTACAGCTTCAGTTGATTAGAAGcatgctgcaatgctgttttgctgtgaagctctagatATTTTTTGTGGACTGCAAAACTTGACCTGACTTTGCATCGGCATGGGGATGACcactgaattttttatttttcagtgaactTAACTTGTCCTAAATTCAGCCAAAGATGATATGAGGCCTCAGTAGATTGAGTAATCTGAATCAAGTGGATTTCACTGTAAATATGGGCATGTCAGTATTGatttcagataaaaaaaataccttTTGCACACGTATAGATCGCCAGGTGCTTATGTAAAGCCCATGGGGTTGACAAAATCGGAATAAAAGAATAAACCTAGTTTAAGATAGACTTAAATATGAACCTattaagacaaaaataaaaacaaacataaactgacATGGCTTAAATATTAGCACAGTAATCCATAACTCCATTGGTCCAATTTTTAAGTGTGGTCCTCGGGTATTTGTCCGGGGATCTTTACCCCCTGGTCCGTAGTGTTTTTGGGATGGGAGTTTGCACAGCTGGACGGTGTTtcagctgtgctgctgctggttctcTGGATAAACTGGAGGAAGTTCTCCTGAAGGGAACCCTCGTGGCTGGATGCCCCAAACTCCGCCGGCTGGGTCAAGCAACAGCGCCGAAACTTGATCAGCTCTTCTCTGATCTGCCTGTTCAGCAGGCCGTAGAAGAACGGGTTAACTGCGAAGGAGGAGTAGGCCAGCCAGGTGACTGCCTCCTCTAAGTCCCCGGGGCTATGCATGGAACCAGTTAGAGACATGTGTAGGTGGAAGATGAAGTAGGGCAACCAACAAACCAAGAACTGGCCCACAATGAATACCAAAGTAAGGGCAGCCTTTCCTCCGCTGAAGGCCCTCTCTGGAGATAGTCTTTGGGGCAGAGTGCGGGTGGTGGCGATCATGGTGGTCTGGCTGTTAATGGAGTCCGAGCGATTCTTAGCAGGGCTTGCATTTGTCCAAGTTGGCACAGCAGGGACTTGCTGCAGGGCTGCAGAACGAGCTACCTTGTACACAGCACCGTAAACGGCAAAGATAACCACAGCAGGAACCAGGAAACAGACCACACTGAAGAGCACTGCAAACACATTTCTTAGACGACTGTGGCTCGCGTGGAGAGAGCAGTGAGCTGCAGCTATAGAGCTCTGATGTCCATAGGCTGGCCATCCTAACAACGTAACCAAAGCTAAGAGGACGGACTTAACCCAGATTAGGAGCATGACACCAATAGCAAGGTTGATGGTCATCTTGACCTCATAACGCATGGGGTGTACGATATAGAAGTAACGCTCCACACTGATGGCTGTGATGGTGAGAATAGTCAGACAGATGAGGAAAACATTGAGGAAGATGTAAACCTGACACTCCAGAACAGTGAACACCACGGTGCCAAAGAACGGCGAGCTGGATATGATACCCAAAGGCATGAGGAGGATGGCACACAGCAGGTCCACTCCACAAAGGTGACACACAAAAGCGAACCTCTTCAGGTGAGGGGCGCGAGCAATGGCCACCATCACACCAGTGTTGGCCAGCAAAGCAATGAGGTTAAGGGTCACCATGCAGAACAACCCAAAGAGGTCTTTGATCTGCGACTGGGAGCTCGTGACGACGCCCACGTTGGCAGGAACCGTAGGATTGGGCTCCCATTGGGCAGTGGTGAGATTCGCCACTGAGTGATTTGGTACAGAGGCAATCATGGGACCAGTCTTGTCGGCCATTATTCATTCATAACTTCCTCCATTTGGATCTCAGATGTCATCATGTGTGGATGTCCTGTGTTGAGAGGACAGGAACAGTTAttacagaaacataaataacacaaatataaGGCAGTTTAGATCATATACCATCCATCCTGCTATATATACTGTACGTTATCACCTCCACCTGTACAACATTTAGAGAAAGTCAAACATAGAAGAATATGGATGCAGGATTAGGTTTGATTATTTCATATCACATTGATTAATAGAACTTATCTCCAATTGAAAACTATAACAGTTGCTTACATGTTTTGAGTGTAAACAGATTCACTTGCGGGTAAATAGGaaactgtataaataaagaaatgactTACCTTCATTATGTAAAATCGGTATTAGGCGCCCTGAGGGCCATTCTACACTGTTGTTACAGATAAGATAGAGTTGTGAGGACAATAAGCAACGACACGCTTCAGTAGCCCGAGCCATTCCCTGCCTACGATCTTATTTAAGGTGCTTTTGTTTTAGGTCCAATATATTAGTTTGTTTAACTTTACATAAGTGAATCCTCTTTCGAGACACACAAATGTCTTTGATTCTTGAATTTTATAGAAGAAATGAGAATCTATGAAGAAGGAGTATCAAACTGATGTCATATACTAGATGGTGTCATACACAACCAAAGGACTGCTTTAATGAGGGACCAAAAGCTAATGTGCATGTGAGTCTATGTTGGAAATATGGACAAAAACGACATTATAATGCTACAATATTGGACAAATGCAAGTCTGTCCTGAGTGCCAAgtattgtcaaaaaaaaaggTAAGCAAGGCTTTCACCCACTCCATCTTTAAAAGCTCTGAACATGTTGTTTATGCAGTCTCAAGACAAAGATTATTACCACGTTAGTCTGAACTCACAACTGTTCCAGAGAATGAAATGTTTAGGTTAAATCCatttgagatttaaaaaaagaaagaaacataaaaatatcaataccTGAAATTCATCATATCTGCAGGATGCAATGGTGTCCTGATagtaaaaaaaactcaaattaaaaacatattaagGAAATATCAATACCCTCATGTCTTACTGTGTAATATGTGTTAAAACATATTGATTTCTTGTAAATTTCTGTCAGATTTCAatcatcaaaaatataaaaacacatacagcaCTTACCCATGATCCACTGTCTGTGTGGTTCAGTCAGTTCAGACTAAACAGGTTAACCAGGTGTCTGACTTGACAAAGCTCCTGTTGAAATCCCACATATGTTTAGATATGCTCAAACCAGAGGCAGCCCAGCGTTACttattttttccctgaaaagTAAGAGTCACACCTCCAACTGAAAATCCACGCAATAAGGTCCAGTTAGGTGTCAGAGGTTTGGTTCTTCTGTAGAGAAGATCCAGAGGTCCACAGTAATCACACATGTGTATCTCCAGTTAATTAAGAACTGATCACTGATTCCATGATGATTTTAGATGTGACATGatgcttcctgtctccactaACACTCTCATTCCTGTCCTGTGCTGTGTATGGCAGTGACTGTCACACATTgtattgtgagtgttttttttctctttcaaataGACACACACTCCACTGTCCCACTTCAAGAGCCCAGTCTCCCCTGGGTCCTAATTTCCACCAGATTAAAGGGGAAACTATTGAAATTAGACTCAACTGTAATGTCACTGAAGAATGTAACTGCTTCCCTGACAAGGAGTCAGGAataaactaaacacaaaaaataaaaatgcactacaACAAAATGCATACTagtttaaatactgtatataaaggtgattgtatttttttaaacccaaTCACCTGAATTCAATACGTTTAGCTAAAATTTCTATAATAATGAACCTCAAAAGTCTGTCTTCATATGACTGCATCAAGTACCTCAGCTGAATTTTCTTTTCCAATTATATTTGTTACAAAAGACAATAGTGCATGTTTCATCCACCCCCCAAAAGTATTTTTCCTGAGTTAACAGAACCAGTGTGTCAGGTTGTTCTGGCCTGCAGTTGTAGCAACCTTCTTGATCTAATTAGTgttgtaaaatgcaaaatagtATGACCAGCATAAAATGTATGCAGGTTACCCACAATCTGATGAGCAGCGTTAAAACAATATTTAGacagatacatttttatctCAATTTTAGAACCAAAAGGTCATGcaaaattaatttgtttatgtTGATTAGATTTCCAAGTTTGAAATTAGAATTAAAAATCATAGGTGGGGTAGATAAATAAAATTCTCTGGGAGACTTATAGACagacatttcctttattttccatttcttagAGTCAGAGATAACATGAGAAGATATCGTAATGTATCGtaaatgcattataatgtaATTCCATACACCTGCTTCAGGAGacagaaacagttttcagcGTTGAAATAAGGTTAGCCTctacattattatcattattatttgtcttttataGATTCCCATGCACTTTAATTTCATCTTCTTTCTGGTAGGCCAGAGAGCAGATTTATTATCTCAAAGCCAAGAAATGAGGTATATCAAAACGATGATCATTTGATGATGCTGTTTCTTCATTTTACAATGTGATtatgtaaagtgtctttgagaatcatgaaaagtgctatatcaataaaatctattattattattgttgaaaATATGCATTTCCAATTTGCTACACAGGATGTAAATTTGAAGATGAACTTGTTCACACACCATCATCACTGTCTTTTTCTAGATGTTTTACTGCCATAAAAGTAATTTGTATTGCCTTTTATCAAATATAGTCCAGCAGCATactgaaaatgtcaacaaaaacaaaaacattatagTTAAACAATGACCACCATGTAAGTGCCTAAAATGGCAAGAATACAAGTTCAACATCTTAAAGCTCATAATCcagaaggaaaaacaacaacagcaagtAGGAGAGTCACTTTAGTTTATTAACCAATTTACCATTGATTCAAGTAATATCTTAGTGCAAAAATGCTGAGTTTGCAATTACATTACAAAGGGAGTCGCTCATTACTGACACCATATGTGTCATTACATTTGTAATGATGCTAGAAGACCTACTGGACAGGATTTTGCCCGGGCTGTTCATGACTTACAAGTTACATTATTTTGCATTGCAGAAGCgctttcagtttctttcttaACAGCTAAAGGAGGATATTAGATTTATACTAATGCCTGAACATTAGCCACAAATTGCACTTTATACCTTCGCCTGTAAACTTATCTCTGCATAGAGTATCATTTTTACTTCTGCTTTACTATATAGCAATATTCAAAATGCCTATATGACTGCAAAAGCATGTAGAAAATTCCTCCTTCATTTCAaagatattttctttcttaGGGACAGGTGAATATTAGCATTATCATTTGGattaagtaaaacaaaatgtaaaaggtAAACTACTCAGtgccaaataaaaaacaaggtGCAgcaagaaattaaaacaaatatccAGAGGCCTTTTGGACATTCAAAAAAATCAAGATCAAGTAAGAAGTGAAAAAGAAGAGTTTTTCATTGTACAGAGTAAATACAATTTTTGTTAAAACAGAAGTGCAATCTATCACACTCAGGCCAATGTTTACAGTGTGCAAAATATAAGGCACAGAGAAGTATGAGTCATTTAGGCATCATGGAAGGTATATCTGCACAATAACTGTAATAAAGACAATATCCatattattttaagaaaaagcaCAGCAAAGCCTTTTAGGAAGCCCCATATACAGTATAGAAGAAATTTGATCTTTCTAAAGGAGCTAAGCagtattattacattttcagctCCAGCAGGTAGCGAATGCGACACTGGCTTTCTTTGTAGATGAGATATTCACTGTTACCAAAGCTGCTACCTGAGAACTGGGGCTGGTCTATGGGCTTACCCTGCGGCACAGCAACTTTCTTGCCATccatggtgatgaagatgtccTTGGATGGATCTGAAAACACAGGAGTTAACAAATTTACCAAGAAAAGGATGCTACATGATATCATATTTGATCAACTAGTCACAAAAGGAGGCAGTAGAATTCTTATGGAAACAACATGATCTCAACCACTGACtacgtgtttgtttttgtgtatgtttCTTGTGAGTTGCTAAAGTATATaagtataaaatgctaaaatggttGAAATGGGTCACCAAATATATTTAAGTAGCCATTCATATACCTGAACCGCCCAAGTAAAATCTATATGAGGTGATTGTGAAAAGACAGCTAAAGACTGTTTtactgagttttattttgtttatgttgagtttGTTAACAAGACCATTAAGATCATCTTAGTTTattaaagagagaaacttgatgGAGTTGAACGGTAGTATTTTTTCAGTTTAGTAAAGAAAATAGATGTGCtagtatttattttcttgattttcttgttaattatttaac
This Pagrus major chromosome 6, Pma_NU_1.0 DNA region includes the following protein-coding sequences:
- the gpr61l gene encoding probable G-protein coupled receptor, translated to MADKTGPMIASVPNHSVANLTTAQWEPNPTVPANVGVVTSSQSQIKDLFGLFCMVTLNLIALLANTGVMVAIARAPHLKRFAFVCHLCGVDLLCAILLMPLGIISSSPFFGTVVFTVLECQVYIFLNVFLICLTILTITAISVERYFYIVHPMRYEVKMTINLAIGVMLLIWVKSVLLALVTLLGWPAYGHQSSIAAAHCSLHASHSRLRNVFAVLFSVVCFLVPAVVIFAVYGAVYKVARSAALQQVPAVPTWTNASPAKNRSDSINSQTTMIATTRTLPQRLSPERAFSGGKAALTLVFIVGQFLVCWLPYFIFHLHMSLTGSMHSPGDLEEAVTWLAYSSFAVNPFFYGLLNRQIREELIKFRRCCLTQPAEFGASSHEGSLQENFLQFIQRTSSSTAETPSSCANSHPKNTTDQGVKIPGQIPEDHT